Proteins co-encoded in one Arachis hypogaea cultivar Tifrunner chromosome 13, arahy.Tifrunner.gnm2.J5K5, whole genome shotgun sequence genomic window:
- the LOC112733447 gene encoding polyphenol oxidase, chloroplastic, which yields MASISPLSLVSSVNASATKTSSSSLFPKGRQSHVAATKVSCNASNEEASNGIAHGNRRDVLIGLGGLAGAAGFAYNPFALAAPVAPDLQACGLPTLPAGAKPVKCCPPASTKIIDFEFPKNQPLRVRKPAHKVTGDDLVKYKEAIKAMRELPDDDPRSFTQQAAIHCAYCHNSYHQVGFPDKDLQVHYSWIFLPFHRWYLYFYERILGSLINDPTFALPFWNWDNPDGMEIPSIFTDRRSSLYDALRNANHQPPVLVDLSWNRNGPDTSGDVDANLSLMYTNFVEVKAPLNFFGNAFRAGDTPYTVKTGAGTCESVHNTLHTWTGDRTQPNGEDMGSLYSAGRDPLFYCHHSNVDRMWNLWKSFGNKDITDPDFLESNFLFYDENKNLVRVKTKDCLDSVKLGYDFEKVPILWAKTKPKARRTKAERAQKPLTTKSVDLPLTLEENKLVSTVVKRPRRSRSRKEKDEREETLVFEIEFDRRKPIKFDVLLNEEEDAQFATPKNREFAGSFVNVSHTQKSSALKTELAFKIGITEKLIDLEADDDDSVVVTLVPQYGDGVIVKGIKIDYEDC from the coding sequence ATGGCTTCAATATCTCCTCTCTCTCTTGTGTCCAGTGTGAACGCCTCAGCCACCAAGACCTCCTCCTCTTCTTTGTTCCCCAAAGGCCGGCAGAGCCACGTGGCGGCCACGAAGGTGTCTTGCAATGCCTCGAACGAAGAGGCATCAAACGGCATTGCCCATGGGAACAGGAGAGATGTTCTTATTGGTCTCGGAGGGCTGGCCGGTGCCGCAGGCTTTGCCTACAACCCTTTTGCCTTGGCGGCACCGGTTGCACCGGATCTCCAAGCCTGTGGGCTACCAACCCTGCCGGCGGGCGCCAAACCCGTCAAGTGTTGCCCTCCTGCTTCCACAAAGATCATAGATTTTGAGTTCCCAAAAAACCAACCCTTGAGGGTTCGGAAACCGGCTCATAAGGTTACCGGTGACGATCTGGTCAAGTACAAGGAAGCCATAAAGGCCATGAGAGAGCTTCCAGACGATGACCCTCGCAGCTTCACCCAACAAGCCGCCATTCATTGCGCTTACTGCCACAACTCGTATCACCAAGTTGGCTTCCCTGACAAGGATCTCCAGGTCCATTACTCTTGGATTTTCCTTCCTTTTCACCGTTGGTACCTTTACTTCTACGAGAGGATCTTGGGAAGCTTGATCAACGATCCAACCTTTGCATTGCCCTTCTGGAACTGGGATAACCCTGACGGCATGGAAATACCTTCCATTTTCACTGACAGAAGATCATCGCTCTATGACGCACTCAGAAACGCAAACCATCAACCGCCGGTTCTCGTCGATCTCAGTTGGAACAGGAACGGCCCTGACACCAGCGGTGACGTCGACGCTAACCTCAGTTTGATGTACACAAACTTCGTCGAAGTGAAGGCGCCGTTGAACTTCTTCGGCAATGCTTTCCGTGCCGGCGACACGCCTTACACCGTGAAGACGGGTGCCGGAACTTGCGAGAGCGTGCACAACACGCTCCACACTTGGACTGGGGATAGAACCCAGCCAAACGGGGAGGACATGGGGTCCCTCTACTCTGCTGGTAGGGATCCTCTCTTCTACTGTCACCATTCCAATGTCGATAGAATGTGGAATCTGTGGAAATCTTTCGGTAACAAAGACATCACCGACCCTGACTTTCTGGAATCAAATTTTCTGTTCTATGATGAGAATAAGAACTTGGTGCGCGTGAAGACCAAAGATTGCCTTGACTCCGTGAAGCTTGGGTATGATTTCGAGAAGGTTCCCATTCTGTGGGCGAAAACGAAGCCCAAAGCGCGTAGGACGAAAGCTGAGAGGGCACAGAAGCCGTTGACGACGAAGAGCGTTGACTTACCGTTGACTCTGGAGGAGAATAAGCTTGTGAGCACGGTGGTGAAGAGGCCAAGGAGATCCAGGAGCAGGAAGGAGAAGGATGAGAGAGAGGAGACTCTGGTTTTCGAGATTGAGTTTGATCGGAGGAAGCCTATAAAGTTCGATGTGTTGCTGAACGAAGAAGAGGATGCGCAGTTTGCCACGCCAAAGAACAGAGAGTTTGCTGGAAGCTTCGTGAATGTGTCGCACACTCAGAAATCGAGTGCCCTGAAAACTGAACTGGCATTCAAGATCGGGATCACGGAGAAGCTGATCGATTTGGAAGCTGATGATGATGACAGCGTTGTCGTCACTTTGGTTCCCCAATACGGTGACGGTGTCATTGTTAAGGGCATCAAGATCGACTATGAAGATTGCTGA